The Artemia franciscana chromosome 11, ASM3288406v1, whole genome shotgun sequence genome has a segment encoding these proteins:
- the LOC136032656 gene encoding uncharacterized protein LOC136032656, translated as MTLLLFTNNLLKIGETENELPASQSHARQENERNWTRKRRKLDETELSSHNSVQRYRKLKKEKRRLASALRNSVSVQQRQKEEIARLRLNRQQLQDALRNVREELDEEINGLFHEIDSESQNFGPIGREITSSKSMEIVTLKLDKSYFQLRLHHCIQDLSAVKALNTIYLDQLTRMNEELSRMWSYQVYQDMHLNAPMESQESTNSTEGTYSNASTSSSEGWINWSHNVQRNA; from the exons ATGACTCTTCTATTGTTTACAAACAATCTCCTCAAAATTGGG GAGACTGAGAATGAACTACCTGCATCCCAAAGCCATGCGAGACAAGAAAATGAGAGAAACTGgacaagaaaaagaaggaaattgGATGAAACTGAACTAAGTTCTCACAATTCTGTTCAACGGTatcgaaaattgaaaaaagaaaaacgaagatTAGCAAGTGCACTTAGAAATTCAGTATCAGTACAACAAAGGCAGAAAGAAGAAATTGCTCGCCTTAGATTAAACAGGCAACAGCTACAAGACGCTCTAAGAAATGTAAGAGAAGAACTAGATGAAGAGATTAATGGCCTGTTCCACGAAATAGATTCTGAAAGCCAAAATTTTGGTCCAATAGGACGTGAGATAACGTCTTCAAAATCAATGGAGATAGTGACTTTGAAATTGGATAAATCCTATTTTCAGCTGCGGCTTCATCATTGCATTCAAGACTTGTCAGCAGTTAAAGCCCTCAACACAATTTACCTAGATCAGCTAACTAGAATGAACGAGGAGCTATCAAGAATGTGGAGCTACCAAGTTTACCAGGATATGCACTTAAACGCACCAATGGAAAGTCAGGAATCAACAAATTCAACTGAAGGCACATATTCTAATGCTTCTACTTCTTCTTCAGAAG gttgGATAAACTGGAGCCATAATGTGCAAAGAAATGCATAG